The Sinomonas sp. P10A9 genome includes a window with the following:
- a CDS encoding WhiB family transcriptional regulator, which yields MGQTERIQYESTVAAHASTRYRSRGIPSDWYVDPADPEAQERYEALSAEALEDAATAFLTAHETEEAESDFDDEPADEAIERALALLANPAQHTPKPVLIELVQPGDPEEGELAWQAEALCAQTDPEAFFPEKGGSTRDAKKVCGSCTVRAQCLEYALANDERFGIWGGLSERERRRLRKRAV from the coding sequence GTGGGACAGACGGAGCGTATCCAGTACGAGTCGACGGTCGCTGCGCATGCATCGACCCGCTATCGGTCGCGGGGGATTCCCTCCGACTGGTACGTCGACCCAGCGGACCCAGAGGCCCAAGAACGCTATGAGGCCCTGTCCGCAGAAGCCCTGGAGGATGCCGCCACGGCATTCCTCACGGCGCACGAGACAGAGGAGGCCGAGTCCGACTTCGACGACGAGCCCGCGGACGAGGCGATCGAGAGGGCGCTCGCGCTGCTCGCGAACCCCGCCCAGCACACGCCGAAGCCGGTTCTCATCGAGCTCGTCCAGCCGGGCGACCCCGAGGAAGGCGAGCTCGCGTGGCAGGCCGAGGCGCTGTGCGCCCAGACCGACCCCGAGGCCTTCTTCCCCGAGAAGGGCGGCTCGACGCGCGACGCGAAGAAGGTGTGCGGCTCGTGCACGGTGCGCGCCCAGTGCCTCGAGTACGCGCTCGCCAACGACGAGCGCTTCGGTATCTGGGGCGGCCTGTCGGAGCGTGAGCGCCGCCGGCTCCGCAAGCGGGCGGTCTGA